AGACCCGGCGATCGCGGCCACCGTGAAGGGAATGATCACCGACCAGTCGAAGGTCGCGTGACCGGCCCGGGCGGCCAGCGCAGCGGCCGAATTCAGGGCGATGATCAGTAGTGAGGTACCGACCGCGACGGGCATCGTGAAGCCCAGCACCATGACCAGGGCGGGCACGATGATGAATCCGCCGCCGACGCCAAGGAACCCGGTCAGGAACCCGACCACCAGTCCGGCGACGATGAACTTCGCAACACCGGCGGGGCTTATCCCCTTCTGATCTCCCGACGTCTCCCTTCCATCAGGTGAGCTTGGGCCGGTCGCGCGGCGCAGCATGCCGGCTGCTGCCAGCAGCATCAAGGCCGCGAACGCGAGCAGGAGCACGTTGGGGTCGACCTGCCGGTTCAGTACGGTGCCGACCAGGGACGCGGCAATACCGGTAATCCCGAAGACGATCCCGGTCGCCCAGCGCACATGTGAGGACCGGGCGTGCCCGAACGCGCCGATCAGCGCGGTGATACCGACGATGACCAGACTGGCGGTGGTGCCCGCACGGGCTGACTCACCCAGCACATACACCAGCGCTGGGACGGTCAGGATCGAACCGCCCCCGCCGAGGGCGCCCAGGCTGATTCCGATCAGCAGACCCAGCAGCACCGAACCGGTGAGGATCAGCATCGACTATGGGCCTTAGCCACGGCCGAACAATCGGCTCAGGAACGAGCCCTGCCCACTGCTCGGCGCGGCCGGGTGCCCGGGGCACCGGTCAGCGCGTGGGACGCGGCCCATGACCTGGTCCACGTGTTGGCCGCAGCCGGCCCAGGTGGTCTTGCCGCAGATCTTGCAGGTGGTGGCACGACACATAGGTGTTCTCCGATTCAGTCGATGGTGCTGCGGGGTGAGTGGTCAGGAGGTGAGCCGGAGGCCACTACTGGCGGCGTGCTCATCGAAGGTGTCGTCGATGAGCACGACGGGCATGTCGTGGGCAGCCAGGACCGAGGCGGCGATCGAGGCGCGGTAACCGCTGGCGCAGTGCACCCAGACCTCCCCTCGCGGCACCCGGTCCAGGTGGCCCAGCAAGTCATGCAACGCGATGTTGAGGGCACCCTCGATATGGCCGGTCGCGTACTCAGCAGAACGCCGCACGTCCAGGACGGACACCGTCCGGTGGTGGCGCACCTGTGCCAGGTCCGCGAACTGCGCACGGTCAAACGAACCCAATGCCTCGGTGGTCCAGTCGCGGGGCTGCCCGGTAGCGGCGCCATCCACGCGGTCGATCCCGATACGAACCAGCTCGCGCTGGGCCTGCGCGACCTGCTCGGGGCTTTCACCCAGCAGGGTCAGCGGGGTATCCCACGGGATCAACCACCCCAGGTAGGTCGCGAACTGACCCTCGACGCCGATGTTGAGGGTGCCGCTGACGTGCCCCGCAGCGAACGCGGTCCGGTCCCGCAGGTCCACGATCCACTCCCGGTCAGCGATCCGGTGCGCCAACGTCGCGGCATCGACGGCCGCAGGGGTATCCAGGTGTGGTGCGGTCGGCCCGGCGGCATTGCCCGGTGACATGTGCACGTAATAGGCCGGGTAGTCACTCAGCCCAGCGAGGATGTCCTTTATCCACCGCTGCTCGTCCTGGGTCAGCGCCGGGTTGATGTCCTTCTCGGCGCCAATCGTGGAGTCCGTGGCGCCCCCGGTCGAACCGGCCGAACAGAACGAACCAAACCCATGGGTGGGCAGCACCTGCGTCTGATCAGGCAACTCTGTCGCCAGGCGGTGGACCGAGGCGAACTGGTGATGCAACAAGTCCTGGGTGTGCTCCTCCCCGAGCAAATCAGGGCGCCCGGTCGCGCCGTACAACAACGACCCACCGGTGAACACCCCCACGGTTTCGGTCTCCTTGGCACCCTCGGGACTAACGGCCTGCAGGGCGTAGGACAGGTGGGTGTAGGTGTGGCCCGGAGTAGCGATTGCCCGCACCCGCATCGACGCCGACACCTGCACCACGTCACCATCGCGGACCGGTTCCCGCTCAAAAGAAACCTCGTCGTCAGCGTTCACGTAGTACCGGGCACCCGTTGCCTGCGCGAGAGCCAAGCCACCGGTCAAATAGTCGTTATGCAGATGCGTCTCGAACACGTGCGTGACCCGCACCCCATGCTCAGTCGCCAGATCCAGGACCCGGTCGATATCACGCTGCGGGTCGATCACCAGCGCCATCGTCCCGTCGTGCACCAGGTAGGAACGATCGCCCAGGGTCGGCGTCTCTACAGTCAGCACCGTTGGTTGCGTCGCAGTCGTCATCACAGATTCCTTCTCCTTAGAAGTTGGTCACGTCAGGGATAGGACCAGCGGCCCTGCTGGGCTCAGCACCATCCCTGAAATACCCTGTGGGGTATATTTCTGAGAACAAGTTATACCGGTAGGGGTATTCCTGTCCACCGCATCCACGCACCGTGCCCTCATCCGATTCGGCGAGGGAAGGGGCTGGAATCGTTACCCCCTACTCTTTGTTGCATACCCCAGCGGGTATGAACCGTCACCGAAGGATCTCGACCCCATCCCGCGAATTGCAGCCCCCAGCGCTCCACGATCGAACGAGGAAACCCATGAGCTACGCACTGCGCACTACCGTCGACCAACCATTCGCTGTGACCGTCCAAACCACCCGGGACGCGCTGGCCGACCAGGGCTTCGGTGTGCTGACTGAGATTGACCTCGCCGCCACCCTCAAGGCCAAGATCGACCAGGACATCGCGCCCCAGGTCATCCTGGGCGCGTGCCGCCCACCGCTGGCCTACGCCGCCGTGCAGGCCGAGCCCTCGATCGGCCTGCTCCTGCCCTGCAACGTGGTCGTCCGCTCCATCAGCGAACACCAGACCGTCGTGGAGGCAATGGACCCCGACATCATGGTCACCCTGACCGGCAACCAGGACCTGAACGACGTCGCCACCGACGCCCGCGACAGACTGACGCGAGCCCTCGCCGCAGTCACCAGCGCCGCTACCCGCTGACCCCCACCCCGGACCGAACCCGCAAAGGACCACCCATGGTCACTCTCGACCCGACCGATATGACCCCTGTGCTCAACCGGCTACGCCGAGCCCAAGGTCAACTCGGCGGCGTGATCCGCCTCATCGAAGAAGGGCGCGACTGCAAAGACGTCGTCACCCAACTCGCCGCTGTCAACCGGGCGCTGGACCGCGCCGGGTTCGCCATCGTCTCTACCGGCATGCGTCAGTGCCTCACCTCCCCCGACGGCATCAGCACCGAAGACCAAGCCACCATGGAAAAACTCTTCCTCACCCTGTCCTAAGACCTCGCCACCACCCATCGGACACGCCCAGCAGAATGCACCATTAGACGAACGGCATACGGCGGCCGATCAGCACGGTCATGATCGTCGATCGAACGCCCCGAGCGATCGTCGTAAGCGGATCGGCGTGCGGGATCGTCGGATCGTGTCGGGGCGACTCACCCGGTGGCGATCACCCGGAATATCTCGGCCAGGCGCCCAGGCTCCATCCCGGCTTTCTCAGCGATGCCGGTGCCCCATGAGCGCAGCCTGTCCTCCAGGCCGTCGCCGAGGTGCGCGGTCTGGCTGGCATGGGCGCGTAGCGCGGAGAGCTTGGCGTCGAACGTGTCGGTGATGTCGACTACGTGGTCGGCCCGCTCGTCAGCCATCAACCATGCCTCGTCCACCGTCCACGGCTCCAGCCCCTGCGCGAGCAGTTCGGGAAAGGCGAAGGGGTTGCGCGCTGCGGGGTAGAGCGCGCGGATGGTGGCTTCTCCGGCGGCGAGGTGGTCTGGGTGGGAGGCGCCGATGCGGTCCCACCAGCGCTCCGGACTTTGTGTCAGCACCCGTTGCGGGCGCACCTGGCGCATCACCCGGACGATGTCGCGTTGCAGCTCGCGGGTGGGGTCCAGCGACCCGTCGTGGTACCCGGTCAGGAAGCGGACGTCTGACACTCCCACTGCAGCTGCCGCCGCGCGTTGCTCGGCCTCACGGATGGCGGGCACCTGCTCACGGGGGGTGTCATCGAAGCCGCCCTGGTCGCCGTAGGTGCAGATCAGGTAGGTCACCTCGATCCCCGCGCGTGTCCAGGTGGCGGTGGTGCCGGCGGCGTCGACGTCGGCGTCGTCGGGGTGGGCGACCACGACCAGGACGCGATCGACCTCGGCGTCGGGTAGGGGATCAGGCATGGAGAGCTCCAAAGAGTGCGACGGCGAAAGGATGTGACGATACGGCCCTCACCCACACAATGACCGAGCAGGAGGAAGGGGCAAACCATAGGGTGGACGGCGATGACGAGGCGGGTACGAACCGACGACACAGCAGATCACACGCGACGAGAAGCGCTGCCCGATACGCCGCTAGCGCGAAGAACCTTCGTACGTAGTAGACCCACGTTTTGCTGACCGGGATGGGATCCGGTTATGGAGGCGACCACCGCACCCGGCGTCCCGTATGAAGCACCCGTTCGGGACGGATCGGCACGGTGCCCGAATTCCCGC
This portion of the Dermatophilaceae bacterium Sec6.4 genome encodes:
- a CDS encoding sulfite exporter TauE/SafE family protein, which gives rise to MLILTGSVLLGLLIGISLGALGGGGSILTVPALVYVLGESARAGTTASLVIVGITALIGAFGHARSSHVRWATGIVFGITGIAASLVGTVLNRQVDPNVLLLAFAALMLLAAAGMLRRATGPSSPDGRETSGDQKGISPAGVAKFIVAGLVVGFLTGFLGVGGGFIIVPALVMVLGFTMPVAVGTSLLIIALNSAAALAARAGHATFDWSVIIPFTVAAIAGSLLGTRVANRVSNATLSRAFAGLLILVAVYTAIRSALSLT
- a CDS encoding MBL fold metallo-hydrolase, translating into MTTATQPTVLTVETPTLGDRSYLVHDGTMALVIDPQRDIDRVLDLATEHGVRVTHVFETHLHNDYLTGGLALAQATGARYYVNADDEVSFEREPVRDGDVVQVSASMRVRAIATPGHTYTHLSYALQAVSPEGAKETETVGVFTGGSLLYGATGRPDLLGEEHTQDLLHHQFASVHRLATELPDQTQVLPTHGFGSFCSAGSTGGATDSTIGAEKDINPALTQDEQRWIKDILAGLSDYPAYYVHMSPGNAAGPTAPHLDTPAAVDAATLAHRIADREWIVDLRDRTAFAAGHVSGTLNIGVEGQFATYLGWLIPWDTPLTLLGESPEQVAQAQRELVRIGIDRVDGAATGQPRDWTTEALGSFDRAQFADLAQVRHHRTVSVLDVRRSAEYATGHIEGALNIALHDLLGHLDRVPRGEVWVHCASGYRASIAASVLAAHDMPVVLIDDTFDEHAASSGLRLTS
- a CDS encoding DUF302 domain-containing protein; the encoded protein is MSYALRTTVDQPFAVTVQTTRDALADQGFGVLTEIDLAATLKAKIDQDIAPQVILGACRPPLAYAAVQAEPSIGLLLPCNVVVRSISEHQTVVEAMDPDIMVTLTGNQDLNDVATDARDRLTRALAAVTSAATR
- a CDS encoding metal-sensitive transcriptional regulator, which gives rise to MVTLDPTDMTPVLNRLRRAQGQLGGVIRLIEEGRDCKDVVTQLAAVNRALDRAGFAIVSTGMRQCLTSPDGISTEDQATMEKLFLTLS
- a CDS encoding PIG-L deacetylase family protein, translated to MPDPLPDAEVDRVLVVVAHPDDADVDAAGTTATWTRAGIEVTYLICTYGDQGGFDDTPREQVPAIREAEQRAAAAAVGVSDVRFLTGYHDGSLDPTRELQRDIVRVMRQVRPQRVLTQSPERWWDRIGASHPDHLAAGEATIRALYPAARNPFAFPELLAQGLEPWTVDEAWLMADERADHVVDITDTFDAKLSALRAHASQTAHLGDGLEDRLRSWGTGIAEKAGMEPGRLAEIFRVIATG